From a single Helicovermis profundi genomic region:
- the typA gene encoding translational GTPase TypA, whose product MKKKDIINVAVIAHVDAGKSTLVDALLSQSGVFRENETVVDCVMDSNDIERERGITIYSKNCAINHQGVKINIVDTPGHADFSSEVERIIKTVDTAILLVDSSEGPMPQTRFVLQKSLERGLKPILFINKIDKKDQRAEEVVDMTFDLFADLNATEEQLDFPIVYGIAKDGIAKREMEDESDDLTPLFDLIFDHVEKYPDLDNEPLQLQVSSLDYDDYVGRLGIGRVTKGIIKKGQQIEISRRDGTTSKGKISKLMVNEGLARVEATEAGSGEIVIIAGITDISIGETIGEVGKLDPMELIVIEEPTLSMNFLVNNSPFCGQSGKFLTSRHIRARLDKELEVNVGLKVEDLEGNEGFKVSGRGELHLSILIENMRREGYELSVSKPEVLYKMVDGTLYEPFEKAIVNVPDEYSGTVISKINLRKGLMQAMSAEAGYTKVEFLVPTRGLLGYRSEFINDTRGEGTLVRSFDSYQPFAGDIPKRKNGVLISQQKGSSMAYSLFNLSERATMFIGAAVPVYEGMIVAMNSRKEDMVVNVCKNKKLTNVRASGSDDAVKLIAAKSFTLEEALEFIEYDELVEITPEAIRLRKKILNYQERMRANSKTGK is encoded by the coding sequence ATGAAAAAAAAGGATATAATTAATGTAGCTGTAATTGCTCACGTTGATGCAGGAAAATCTACACTTGTAGATGCACTTCTTTCACAAAGTGGCGTTTTTAGAGAAAACGAAACTGTGGTAGATTGTGTTATGGATAGTAATGATATAGAACGCGAAAGAGGAATTACAATTTACTCAAAGAACTGTGCAATTAACCATCAAGGAGTTAAAATAAATATCGTTGATACACCAGGTCATGCTGATTTTTCTTCTGAAGTTGAGAGAATTATTAAAACTGTTGATACAGCAATTTTACTTGTAGATTCAAGTGAAGGACCAATGCCTCAAACAAGATTTGTACTTCAAAAATCGCTTGAAAGAGGACTAAAGCCAATATTATTTATCAATAAAATTGATAAAAAAGATCAAAGAGCAGAAGAAGTTGTCGATATGACTTTTGATCTTTTTGCAGATTTAAATGCTACAGAAGAACAATTAGATTTTCCAATAGTATATGGTATTGCAAAAGACGGTATTGCAAAAAGAGAAATGGAAGACGAAAGTGATGATTTAACACCACTATTTGATTTGATATTTGACCACGTTGAAAAATATCCCGATTTAGACAATGAACCACTTCAGCTTCAAGTATCATCACTTGACTATGATGATTATGTTGGAAGACTCGGAATCGGAAGAGTTACAAAAGGTATAATAAAAAAAGGTCAGCAAATTGAAATTTCAAGACGCGATGGCACTACTTCAAAAGGAAAAATTTCTAAACTAATGGTCAATGAAGGTCTAGCTAGAGTAGAAGCTACAGAAGCAGGAAGTGGTGAAATCGTTATAATTGCAGGTATCACTGATATTTCTATTGGTGAAACTATTGGAGAAGTTGGTAAACTTGACCCAATGGAACTTATAGTTATAGAAGAACCTACATTATCAATGAATTTTCTTGTTAACAATTCACCATTCTGTGGTCAAAGTGGTAAATTCTTAACGTCTAGACATATAAGAGCAAGACTTGACAAAGAACTTGAAGTAAATGTTGGTCTAAAAGTAGAAGATTTAGAAGGAAATGAAGGATTTAAAGTTTCTGGACGTGGAGAACTTCATTTATCTATACTTATAGAAAATATGAGAAGAGAAGGTTATGAGCTTAGTGTATCTAAACCAGAAGTTCTTTATAAAATGGTTGATGGAACGCTTTATGAACCATTTGAAAAAGCTATAGTTAATGTTCCTGATGAATATAGTGGTACTGTTATAAGTAAAATAAATCTTAGAAAAGGTCTTATGCAAGCAATGTCAGCAGAGGCAGGATACACTAAAGTTGAATTCTTAGTACCAACTAGAGGGCTTTTAGGATATAGAAGTGAATTTATTAATGATACAAGAGGCGAAGGAACTTTGGTTAGATCTTTTGATTCTTATCAGCCTTTCGCAGGCGATATTCCTAAAAGAAAAAATGGCGTTTTAATTTCTCAACAAAAGGGTTCATCAATGGCATATTCTTTGTTTAATCTTAGTGAAAGAGCTACAATGTTTATAGGTGCGGCCGTTCCTGTGTATGAAGGAATGATTGTTGCTATGAATAGTAGAAAAGAAGATATGGTCGTTAATGTATGTAAAAATAAAAAACTTACAAACGTTAGAGCGTCTGGTAGTGATGATGCTGTAAAACTTATAGCTGCAAAATCATTTACTCTTGAAGAAGCTTTAGAGTTTATTGAATACGATGAATTAGTTGAAATTACTCCTGAAGCTATTAGATTAAGAAAGAAAATTCTTAACTATCAAGAAAGAATGAGAGCAAATAGCAAAACAGGCAAATAA
- a CDS encoding PhzF family phenazine biosynthesis protein gives MEKKHYTVSAFTFDKSGGNLAGVVLDSDDLADEEMQKIAKQLNFSETAFVLKSDVSDFKVRFFTPNSEVDLCGHATIATFHLLKHLKLIGSGNFTQETKAGVLKIKIENDLILMEQNSPKFFDKLNCEYTEKIVSSLNIKKEDLDDKYPLQIVSTGLKDILIPVKNNEVLNSIKPNFSQIKSISSKLDAVGYHVFSTSVKDDISAYCRNFAPLYDIDEESATGTSNGALSAYLYKYEGEKVNEYKFIQGVSMNNTSLILGKIISDKGNISGVWVGGYAEVVS, from the coding sequence ATGGAAAAAAAACATTACACTGTTAGTGCATTTACATTTGATAAAAGTGGAGGCAATCTAGCGGGTGTTGTACTTGATTCTGACGATTTAGCAGATGAAGAAATGCAGAAAATTGCAAAACAACTTAATTTTTCGGAGACTGCTTTTGTATTAAAATCTGATGTTTCTGATTTTAAAGTTAGATTTTTTACACCTAACTCTGAAGTAGATCTTTGCGGACATGCAACTATTGCAACTTTTCACTTGCTTAAACATCTTAAATTAATTGGAAGTGGAAATTTTACGCAAGAAACTAAAGCGGGAGTCCTTAAAATTAAAATTGAAAATGATTTGATTTTAATGGAGCAAAATAGCCCTAAGTTTTTTGATAAACTTAATTGTGAATATACTGAAAAAATAGTAAGTTCTCTAAACATTAAAAAAGAAGATTTGGATGATAAATATCCACTTCAAATAGTATCTACAGGTCTTAAAGATATATTGATTCCTGTAAAAAACAATGAGGTGTTAAATAGTATCAAGCCGAATTTTAGTCAAATAAAATCAATTAGTTCAAAGCTTGATGCTGTTGGATATCACGTGTTTAGTACTTCCGTTAAAGATGATATTTCTGCTTATTGTAGAAATTTTGCACCACTTTATGATATTGATGAAGAGTCAGCGACTGGAACTTCAAACGGAGCACTCAGTGCGTATTTATATAAGTATGAGGGTGAGAAAGTAAACGAATATAAATTTATACAAGGGGTATCTATGAATAACACTTCACTAATTTTAGGAAAAATTATATCTGATAAAGGTAATATAAGTGGAGTTTGGGTTGGAGGATACGCTGAAGTAGTAAGTTAA
- a CDS encoding ATP-binding protein codes for MKQLVVLSGKGGTGKTTVASSLIKLANKVDFADCDVDAPNMHLIYNEGEKLSENSFVGYQKAIKYDDICISCGKCEEVCRFNAIKNLIVNPLFCEGCGICEAVCPVMDEDGKKAIRLEDSISGTTEVSRVKDNIFSTATLTMGNGASGKLVTEVRKNLYKRVEPNSIVIIDGSPGIGCPVVASMTGVDAVLIVTEPSLSGMSDLDRIVKVSKNMDMKTFVCTNKYDINIELTEDIKKYCKDENIEYIGSIPYDKMVSKSLEEFKTVVDYSDSNAGNEIKKIWNILNKEFFEVEKIEKSTFRMA; via the coding sequence ATGAAACAGTTAGTAGTTCTTAGTGGAAAAGGTGGAACTGGCAAAACAACTGTTGCAAGTTCATTAATTAAATTAGCAAATAAAGTTGATTTTGCTGATTGTGATGTGGATGCACCTAATATGCATTTGATTTATAATGAAGGTGAAAAGCTATCTGAGAATTCTTTTGTTGGTTATCAAAAGGCGATTAAGTATGATGATATTTGTATATCGTGTGGTAAATGTGAAGAGGTTTGTAGGTTTAATGCAATAAAAAATCTTATTGTTAATCCACTCTTTTGTGAAGGTTGTGGAATTTGTGAAGCGGTTTGTCCAGTTATGGACGAAGACGGTAAAAAAGCTATTAGACTTGAAGATAGTATTTCGGGGACAACTGAAGTATCGAGAGTAAAGGATAATATTTTTTCTACAGCAACTTTAACAATGGGCAATGGAGCTTCTGGCAAATTAGTTACAGAAGTTAGAAAAAACTTATACAAGAGAGTTGAACCTAATTCTATTGTTATTATTGATGGTTCACCCGGTATAGGATGTCCTGTAGTTGCATCAATGACAGGAGTAGATGCAGTATTAATTGTTACTGAGCCTTCACTTTCTGGTATGTCTGATTTAGATCGTATAGTAAAAGTTTCTAAAAATATGGATATGAAGACATTTGTTTGCACAAATAAATATGATATAAATATTGAATTAACTGAAGATATAAAAAAATATTGTAAAGATGAAAATATTGAATATATTGGAAGTATTCCATATGATAAAATGGTTTCTAAATCGCTAGAAGAATTTAAAACAGTAGTCGACTATAGTGATTCAAATGCTGGAAATGAAATTAAAAAAATATGGAATATTTTAAATAAAGAATTTTTTGAAGTTGAAAAAATTGAAAAAAGTACCTTTAGAATGGCTTAA
- a CDS encoding NifB/NifX family molybdenum-iron cluster-binding protein, which produces MKIALTKEGENIAQHFGHCEGFQIVEINGEEVKSEYVANPGHKPGYLPVFLSDMGVKTIISGGMGGKAIDIFAQNGIKVITGAKGSIDKNIESFIKEELESTGSVCNEHEHAGDCGGH; this is translated from the coding sequence ATGAAAATTGCATTAACAAAAGAGGGAGAAAATATTGCACAACATTTTGGACACTGCGAGGGATTTCAAATTGTAGAAATTAATGGAGAAGAAGTAAAATCGGAATATGTTGCAAATCCAGGTCATAAACCAGGATATTTACCTGTATTTTTAAGTGATATGGGAGTAAAAACTATTATTTCAGGTGGAATGGGTGGAAAAGCTATTGATATATTCGCTCAAAATGGAATTAAAGTAATTACTGGAGCTAAAGGATCAATTGATAAAAATATTGAATCGTTTATTAAAGAAGAACTTGAATCTACAGGATCAGTATGTAATGAACATGAGCATGCTGGAGACTGTGGCGGACATTAA